A genome region from Schistocerca nitens isolate TAMUIC-IGC-003100 chromosome 4, iqSchNite1.1, whole genome shotgun sequence includes the following:
- the LOC126252053 gene encoding uncharacterized PE-PGRS family protein PE_PGRS54-like isoform X22 produces MRATAVWAALLLQLAVVAAAPWNTGCLFSRDPDCWRSHAGTSVDNHAFGTLHTQNSALTPAKDDNRWPHIRQQEAENGESEQNHPADVKKKYLHELTRLLQGIMAEREERSRSDSDSSSDSSSSSSSTNENNISNTENSSSNEFGSGQDGHSGENGSGSGGGSGGLAGSGGLGSGSGNGGNGGNGGNGGDGGDSVTGGDGGDGGNGGNGGDAGDSSNGGDAGDGGDGGDGGNGGDAGDGGDGGNGGDGGDGGDGGSGGDAGNGGDGGNGGDGGDGGDGGSGGDAGNGGDGGDGGDGGNGGDGGDGGDGGSGGDAGDGGDGGDGGDGGNGGDAGDGGDGGNGGDGGDGGDGGSGSDASNGGDGGDGGDGGNGGDAGDGGDGGDGGDGGNGGDAGDGGDGGNGGNGGDGGDGSSGGDAGDGGDGGDGGNGGDAGDGGDGGNGGDGGDGGDGGSGGDAGNGGDGGDGGDGGDAGDGGDGGNGGDGGDGGNGGDAGDGGDGGNGGDGGDGGDGSSGGDAGDGGDGGDGGNGGDAGDGGDGGNGGDGGDGGDGGSGGDAGDGGDGGDGDNGGDGGDGGDGGNGGDGGDAGDGGSGSDAGNGVDGGDGGNGGDAGDGGDGGNGGDGGDGGNGGDAGDGGDGGNGGNGGDAGDGGSGGDAGDGGDGGNGGDAGDGGDGGNGGDGGDGGDGGSGGDAGNGGDGGDGGDGGNGGDAGDGGDGGDGGNGGDAGDGGDGGNGGNGGDGGEGGSGGDAGDGGDGGDGGNGGDAGDGGDGGNGGNGGDAGDGGNGGDAGDGGNGGDGGNGGDGGSGGDAGNGGDGGNGGDGGDGGNGGDSGSGGSGGSGGDGGNGGSGGSGGSDGSDGTDGSDGGNGDDAGNGGDGGNGGDGGNGGSGGDAGDGGDGGDGGDGGSGGGAGDGGDGGNGGDGGDGSDGGSGGGAGDGGNGGDGGNGGDAGNGGDGGNGGDGGDGGSGGDSGNGGDGGNGGDGGDGGNGGDSGNGGDGGDGGDGGDGGSGGGAGDGGDGGNGGDGGDGGSGGDSGNGGDGGNGGDGGDGGNGGDSGNGGDGGDGGNGGNGGDGGNGGNGGEGGDGGNGGDGGDGGNGGDGGDGGDGGNGGNGGNDNDGQSNNESGSSDGGSDSDGGIGDCPAVGSCPLHEDAGSDVTLLPHATDCGQYCVCDHGVPVAMPCPAGLHFNPELRVCDWPYAAGCEVQS; encoded by the exons ATGAGAG CTACGGCGGTGTGGGCGGCGCTGCTTCTGCAGCTGGCGGTCGTAGCGGCGGCGCCCTGGAACACGGGGTGTCTCTTCTCCAGGGACCCCGACTGTTGGCGATCGCACGCAG GCACAAGTGTGGATAATCACGCCTTTGGGACACTTCACACACAGAATTCGGCACTTACCCCAGCAAAGGATGACAACAGATGGCCACATATCCGACAGCAGGAAGCAGAAAATGGCGAAAGTGAACAAAATCATCCAGCCGATGTAAAGAAAAAGTACTTACATGAATTAACGAGACTCTTACAAGGTATTATGGCAGAGAGGGAAGAAAGAAGTAGGAGCGACAGCGACAgtagcagcgacagcagcagcagcagtagtagcacTAATGAGAACAATATTAGTAACACTGAAAACAGTAGCAGTAATGAATTTGGAAGTGGACAAGATGGACATAGTGGAGAGAATGGAAGTGGAAGTGGAGGTGGCAGTGGAGGACTAGCTGGTAGTGGAGGACTCGGAAGTGGCAGTGGAAATGGTGGAAACGGTGGTAATGGAGGCAACGGTGGGGACGGTGGAGACAGTGTAACTGGAGGAGATGGAGGGGATGGTGGAAATGGAGGTAATGGTGGAGATGCTGGCGACAGCAGCAATGGTGGTGATGCCGGTGATGGAGGAGATGGTGGTGATGGAGGCAATGGTGGTGATGCTGGAGATGGAGGTGATGGTGGAAATGGCGGCGATGGCGGAGATGGAGGTGATGGAGGCAGTGGTGGTGATGCTGGCAATGGAGGTGATGGTGGAAATGGAGGTGATGGTGGAGATGGAGGTGATGGAGGCAGTGGTGGTGATGCTGGCAATGGTGGAGATGGTGGTGATGGAGGTGATGGTGGAAATGGAGGTGACGGTGGAGATGGAGGTGATGGAGGCAGTGGAGGTGATGCTGGAGATGGAggagatggtggtgatggtggcgaCGGAGGCAATGGTGGCGATGCTGGAGATGGAGGAGATGGTGGAAATGGAGGCGATGGTGGTGATGGAGGTGATGGAGGCAGCGGTAGTGATGCCAGCAATGGAggagatggtggtgatggtggtgatggaggCAATGGTGGTGATGCTGGTGATGGAggagatggtggtgatggtggcgaTGGAGGCAACGGTGGTGATGCTGGAGATGGAGGTGATGGTGGAAATGGAGGCAATGGTGGTGATGGAGGTGATGGAAGCAGTGGTGGTGATGCTGGAGATGGAGGAGATGGTGGTGATGGAGGCAATGGTGGTGATGCTGGCGATGGAGGTGATGGTGGAAATGGAGGCGATGGTGGAGATGGAGGTGATGGAGGCAGTGGTGGTGACGCTGGCAATGGAGGAGATGGTGGTGATGGAGGCGATGGTGGTGATGCTGGTGATGGAGGTGATGGTGGAAATGGTGGTGATGGTGGCGATGGAGGCAATGGTGGTGATGCTGGAGATGGAGGAGATGGTGGAAATGGAGGCGATGGTGGTGATGGAG GTGATGGAAGCAGTGGTGGTGATGCTGGAGATGGAGGAGATGGTGGTGATGGAGGCAATGGTGGTGATGCTGGCGATGGAGGTGATGGTGGAAATGGAGGTGATGGTGGAGATGGAGGTGATGGAGGCAGTGGAGGTGATGCTGGAGATGGAGGCGATGGTGGCGATGGAGACAATGGTGGTGATGGTggagatggtggtgatggtggaaaTGGAGGTGATGGTGGAGATGCAGGTGATGGAGGCAGTGGTAGTGATGCTGGCAATGGAGTAGATGGTGGAGATGGAGGCAATGGTGGTGATGCTGGTGATGGAGGTGATGGTGGaaatggtggtgatggtggtgacgGAGGCAATGGTGGTGATGCTGGAGATGGAGGAGATGGTGGAAATGGAGGCAATGGTGGTGATGCAGGTGATGGAGGCAGTGGTGGTGAtgctggtgatggtggtgatggaggCAATGGCGGTGATGCTGGCGATGGTGGCGATGGTGGAAATGGAGGTGATGGTGGAGATGGAGGTGATGGAGGCAGTGGTGGTGATGCTGGCAATGGTggagatggtggtgatggtggtgatggaggTAATGGTGGTGATGCTGGTGATGGAGGAGATGGTGGTGATGGAGGCAATGGCGGTGATGCTGGTGATGGAGGTGATGGTGGAAACGGAGGTAATGGCGGAGATGGAGGTGAAGGAGGCAGTGGTGGTGATGCTGGAGATGGAGGAGATGGTGGTGATGGAGGCAATGGTGGTGATGCTGGCGATGGAGGTGATGGTGGAAATGGTGGCAATGGTGGAGATGCAGGTGATGGAGGCAATGGTGGTGATGCTGGAGATGGTGGAAATGGCGGTGATGGTGGAAATGGAGGTGATGGAGGCAGTGGTGGTGATGCTGGCAATGGAGGTGATGGTGGAAATGGTGGTGATGGTGGAGATGGAGGCAATGGTGGTGATTCTGGCAGTGGTGGCAGTGGAGGAAGTGGAGGAGATGGTGGTAATGGTGGAagtggtggcagtggtggcagTGATGGTAGTGATGGCACTGATGGCAGTGATGGAGGCAATGGTGATGATGCTGGAAATGGAGGTGATGGTGGCAATGGAGGAGATGGAGGTAATGGAGGCAGTGGTGGCGATGCTGGTGATGGAGGTGATGGTGGAGATGGTGGTGATGGAGGTAGTGGTGGAGGTGCTGGTGATGGAGGGGATGGTGGAAATGGTGGTGATGGTGGAGATGGAAGTGATGGAggcagtggtggtggtgctggtgatgGTGGCAATGGTGGTGATGGAGGCAATGGTGGTGATGCTGGTAATGGAGGTGATGGTGGAAATGGTGGAGATGGAGGTGATGGAGGCAGTGGTGGAGATTCTGGCAATGGAGGTGATGGTGGAAATGGTGGTGATGGAGGAGACGGTGGCAATGGTGGTGATTCTGGCAATGGAGGAGATGGTggagatggtggtgatggtggtgatggaggTAGTGGTGGAGGTGCTGGTGATGGAGGTGATGGTGGAAATGGTGGAGATGGAGGTGATGGAGGCAGTGGTGGAGATTCTGGCAATGGAGGTGATGGTGGAAATGGTGGTGATGGAGGAGACGGTGGCAATGGTGGTGATTCTGGCAATGGAGGAGATGGTGGAGATGGTGGAAATGGAGGTAATGGTGGAGATGGTGGTAATGGAGGTAATGGTGGAGAAGGTGGAGATGGCGGTAATGGAGGCGATGGTGGAGATGGCGGTAATGGAGGCGATGGTggagatggtggtgatggtggcaaCGGAGGTAATGGAGGTAATGATAATGATGGCCAGTCTAATAATGAAAGTGGCAGCAGTGATGGAGGCAGTGATTCTGATGGTGGCATTGGTGACTGCCCGGCCGTTGGCAGTTGTCCATTACACGAAGATGCTGGATCAGATGTTACACTGTTGCCCCATGCCACTGATTGTGGACAGTATTGTGTATGTGACCATGGCGTTCCAGTAGCCATGCCTTGTCCTGCAGGACTCCACTTCAACCCAGAGCTGAGAGTCTGCGACTGGCCATATGCTGCTGGTTGTGAGGTACAGAGCTAA
- the LOC126252053 gene encoding uncharacterized PE-PGRS family protein PE_PGRS54-like isoform X3: MRATAVWAALLLQLAVVAAAPWNTGCLFSRDPDCWRSHAGTSVDNHAFGTLHTQNSALTPAKDDNRWPHIRQQEAENGESEQNHPADVKKKYLHELTRLLQGIMAEREERSRSDSDSSSDSSSSSSSTNENNISNTENSSSNEFGSGQDGHSGENGSGSGGGSGGLAGSGGLGSGSGNGGNGGNGGNGGDGGDSVTGGDGGDGGNGGNGGDAGDSSNGGDAGDGGDGGDGGNGGDAGDGGDGGNGGDGGDGGDGGSGGDAGNGGDGGNGGDGGDGGDGGSGGDAGNGGDGGDGGDGGNGGDGGDGGDGGSGGDAGDGGDGGDGGDGGNGGDAGDGGDGGNGGDGGDGGDGGSGSDASNGGDGGDGGDGGNGGDAGDGGDGGDGGDGGNGGDAGDGGDGGNGGNGGDGGDGSSGGDAGDGGDGGDGGNGGDAGDGGDGGNGGDGGDGGDGGSGGDAGNGGDGGDGGDGGDAGDGGDGGNGGDGGDGGDGGSGGAAGDGGDGGSGGDAGDGGDGGNGGDGGDGGDGGSGGDAGNGGDGGDGGDAGNGGDGGDGGSGGDAGDGGDGGDGGDGGNGGDAGDGGDGGNGGDGGDGGDGGSGSDASNGGDGGDGGDGGNGGDAGDGGDGGDGGDGGNGGDAGDGGDGGNGGNGGDGGDGSSGGDAGDGGDGGDGGNGGDAGDGGDGGNGGDGGDGGDGGSGGDAGDGGDGGDGDNGGDGGDGGDGGNGGDGGDAGDGGSGSDAGNGVDGGDGGNGGDAGDGGDGGNGGDGGDGGNGGDAGDGGDGGNGGNGGDAGDGGSGGDAGDGGDGGNGGDAGDGGDGGNGGDGGDGGDGGSGGDAGNGGDGGDGGDGGNGGDAGDGGDGGDGGNGGDAGDGGDGGNGGNGGDGGEGGSGGDAGDGGDGGDGGNGGDAGDGGDGGNGGNGGDAGDGGNGGDAGDGGNGGDGGNGGDGGSGGDAGNGGDGGNGGDGGDGGNGGDSGSGGSGGSGGDGGNGGSGGSGGSDGSDGTDGSDGGNGDDAGNGGDGGNGGDGGNGGSGGDAGDGGDGGDGGDGGSGGGAGDGGDGGNGGDGGDGSDGGSGGGAGDGGNGGDGGNGGDAGNGGDGGNGGDGGDGGSGGDSGNGGDGGNGGDGGDGGNGGDSGNGGDGGDGGDGGDGGSGGGAGDGGDGGNGGDGGDGGSGGDSGNGGDGGNGGDGGDGGNGGDSGNGGDGGDGGNGGNGGDGGNGGNGGEGGDGGNGGDGGDGGNGGDGGDGGDGGNGGNGGNDNDGQSNNESGSSDGGSDSDGGIGDCPAVGSCPLHEDAGSDVTLLPHATDCGQYCVCDHGVPVAMPCPAGLHFNPELRVCDWPYAAGCEVQS; encoded by the exons ATGAGAG CTACGGCGGTGTGGGCGGCGCTGCTTCTGCAGCTGGCGGTCGTAGCGGCGGCGCCCTGGAACACGGGGTGTCTCTTCTCCAGGGACCCCGACTGTTGGCGATCGCACGCAG GCACAAGTGTGGATAATCACGCCTTTGGGACACTTCACACACAGAATTCGGCACTTACCCCAGCAAAGGATGACAACAGATGGCCACATATCCGACAGCAGGAAGCAGAAAATGGCGAAAGTGAACAAAATCATCCAGCCGATGTAAAGAAAAAGTACTTACATGAATTAACGAGACTCTTACAAGGTATTATGGCAGAGAGGGAAGAAAGAAGTAGGAGCGACAGCGACAgtagcagcgacagcagcagcagcagtagtagcacTAATGAGAACAATATTAGTAACACTGAAAACAGTAGCAGTAATGAATTTGGAAGTGGACAAGATGGACATAGTGGAGAGAATGGAAGTGGAAGTGGAGGTGGCAGTGGAGGACTAGCTGGTAGTGGAGGACTCGGAAGTGGCAGTGGAAATGGTGGAAACGGTGGTAATGGAGGCAACGGTGGGGACGGTGGAGACAGTGTAACTGGAGGAGATGGAGGGGATGGTGGAAATGGAGGTAATGGTGGAGATGCTGGCGACAGCAGCAATGGTGGTGATGCCGGTGATGGAGGAGATGGTGGTGATGGAGGCAATGGTGGTGATGCTGGAGATGGAGGTGATGGTGGAAATGGCGGCGATGGCGGAGATGGAGGTGATGGAGGCAGTGGTGGTGATGCTGGCAATGGAGGTGATGGTGGAAATGGAGGTGATGGTGGAGATGGAGGTGATGGAGGCAGTGGTGGTGATGCTGGCAATGGTGGAGATGGTGGTGATGGAGGTGATGGTGGAAATGGAGGTGACGGTGGAGATGGAGGTGATGGAGGCAGTGGAGGTGATGCTGGAGATGGAggagatggtggtgatggtggcgaCGGAGGCAATGGTGGCGATGCTGGAGATGGAGGAGATGGTGGAAATGGAGGCGATGGTGGTGATGGAGGTGATGGAGGCAGCGGTAGTGATGCCAGCAATGGAggagatggtggtgatggtggtgatggaggCAATGGTGGTGATGCTGGTGATGGAggagatggtggtgatggtggcgaTGGAGGCAACGGTGGTGATGCTGGAGATGGAGGTGATGGTGGAAATGGAGGCAATGGTGGTGATGGAGGTGATGGAAGCAGTGGTGGTGATGCTGGAGATGGAGGAGATGGTGGTGATGGAGGCAATGGTGGTGATGCTGGCGATGGAGGTGATGGTGGAAATGGAGGCGATGGTGGAGATGGAGGTGATGGAGGCAGTGGTGGTGACGCTGGCAATGGAGGAGATGGTGGTGATGGAGGCGATGGTGGTGATGCTGGTGATGGAG GAGATGGTGGAAATGGAGGCGATGGTGGTGATGGAGGTGATGGAGGCAGTGGTGGTGCTGCTGGAGATGGTGGTGATGGAGGCAGTGGCGGTGATGCTGgcgatggtggtgatggtggaaaTGGAGGTGATGGTGGAGATGGAGGTGATGGAGGCAGTGGTGGTGATGCTGGCAATGGTGGAGATGGTGGTGATGGAGGTGATGCTGGAAATGGAGGTGATGGTGGAGATGGAGGCAGTGGAGGTGATGCTGGAGATGGAggagatggtggtgatggtggcgaCGGAGGCAATGGTGGTGATGCTGGAGATGGAGGAGATGGTGGAAATGGAGGCGATGGTGGTGATGGAGGTGATGGAGGCAGCGGTAGTGATGCCAGCAATGGAggagatggtggtgatggtggtgatggaggCAATGGTGGTGATGCTGGTGATGGAggagatggtggtgatggtggcgaTGGAGGCAACGGTGGTGATGCTGGAGATGGAGGTGATGGTGGAAATGGAGGCAATGGTGGTGATGGAGGTGATGGAAGCAGTGGTGGTGATGCTGGAGATGGAGGAGATGGTGGTGATGGAGGCAATGGTGGTGATGCTGGCGATGGAGGTGATGGTGGAAATGGAGGTGATGGTGGAGATGGAGGTGATGGAGGCAGTGGAGGTGATGCTGGAGATGGAGGCGATGGTGGCGATGGAGACAATGGTGGTGATGGTggagatggtggtgatggtggaaaTGGAGGTGATGGTGGAGATGCAGGTGATGGAGGCAGTGGTAGTGATGCTGGCAATGGAGTAGATGGTGGAGATGGAGGCAATGGTGGTGATGCTGGTGATGGAGGTGATGGTGGaaatggtggtgatggtggtgacgGAGGCAATGGTGGTGATGCTGGAGATGGAGGAGATGGTGGAAATGGAGGCAATGGTGGTGATGCAGGTGATGGAGGCAGTGGTGGTGAtgctggtgatggtggtgatggaggCAATGGCGGTGATGCTGGCGATGGTGGCGATGGTGGAAATGGAGGTGATGGTGGAGATGGAGGTGATGGAGGCAGTGGTGGTGATGCTGGCAATGGTggagatggtggtgatggtggtgatggaggTAATGGTGGTGATGCTGGTGATGGAGGAGATGGTGGTGATGGAGGCAATGGCGGTGATGCTGGTGATGGAGGTGATGGTGGAAACGGAGGTAATGGCGGAGATGGAGGTGAAGGAGGCAGTGGTGGTGATGCTGGAGATGGAGGAGATGGTGGTGATGGAGGCAATGGTGGTGATGCTGGCGATGGAGGTGATGGTGGAAATGGTGGCAATGGTGGAGATGCAGGTGATGGAGGCAATGGTGGTGATGCTGGAGATGGTGGAAATGGCGGTGATGGTGGAAATGGAGGTGATGGAGGCAGTGGTGGTGATGCTGGCAATGGAGGTGATGGTGGAAATGGTGGTGATGGTGGAGATGGAGGCAATGGTGGTGATTCTGGCAGTGGTGGCAGTGGAGGAAGTGGAGGAGATGGTGGTAATGGTGGAagtggtggcagtggtggcagTGATGGTAGTGATGGCACTGATGGCAGTGATGGAGGCAATGGTGATGATGCTGGAAATGGAGGTGATGGTGGCAATGGAGGAGATGGAGGTAATGGAGGCAGTGGTGGCGATGCTGGTGATGGAGGTGATGGTGGAGATGGTGGTGATGGAGGTAGTGGTGGAGGTGCTGGTGATGGAGGGGATGGTGGAAATGGTGGTGATGGTGGAGATGGAAGTGATGGAggcagtggtggtggtgctggtgatgGTGGCAATGGTGGTGATGGAGGCAATGGTGGTGATGCTGGTAATGGAGGTGATGGTGGAAATGGTGGAGATGGAGGTGATGGAGGCAGTGGTGGAGATTCTGGCAATGGAGGTGATGGTGGAAATGGTGGTGATGGAGGAGACGGTGGCAATGGTGGTGATTCTGGCAATGGAGGAGATGGTggagatggtggtgatggtggtgatggaggTAGTGGTGGAGGTGCTGGTGATGGAGGTGATGGTGGAAATGGTGGAGATGGAGGTGATGGAGGCAGTGGTGGAGATTCTGGCAATGGAGGTGATGGTGGAAATGGTGGTGATGGAGGAGACGGTGGCAATGGTGGTGATTCTGGCAATGGAGGAGATGGTGGAGATGGTGGAAATGGAGGTAATGGTGGAGATGGTGGTAATGGAGGTAATGGTGGAGAAGGTGGAGATGGCGGTAATGGAGGCGATGGTGGAGATGGCGGTAATGGAGGCGATGGTggagatggtggtgatggtggcaaCGGAGGTAATGGAGGTAATGATAATGATGGCCAGTCTAATAATGAAAGTGGCAGCAGTGATGGAGGCAGTGATTCTGATGGTGGCATTGGTGACTGCCCGGCCGTTGGCAGTTGTCCATTACACGAAGATGCTGGATCAGATGTTACACTGTTGCCCCATGCCACTGATTGTGGACAGTATTGTGTATGTGACCATGGCGTTCCAGTAGCCATGCCTTGTCCTGCAGGACTCCACTTCAACCCAGAGCTGAGAGTCTGCGACTGGCCATATGCTGCTGGTTGTGAGGTACAGAGCTAA